A genomic stretch from Acidimicrobiales bacterium includes:
- a CDS encoding FAD-dependent oxidoreductase has translation MGTLAERVAAGLGDRIRLGQPVRSITQGDGAVTVESEATSVRARRVIVAVPPALAREMAFDPPLPPDRGELYERAVAGWETKTLVVYDEAFWRKEGFSGQTAEPGSLAEVTIDASPPSGTPGVLASFTFAHVARDAAGMPEHDRRKLVLEALAGRLGPRAASPEDFVETSWWEQPWTRGCSFAHLPPGVLTRLGHLLREPFGAVHWAGTETSTASHGSIDGAIRSGWRAAAEVLDT, from the coding sequence GGATGGGGACCCTCGCCGAGCGGGTGGCGGCGGGGCTGGGTGACCGGATCCGCCTGGGCCAGCCCGTGCGATCGATCACCCAGGGGGACGGGGCGGTGACGGTCGAGTCCGAGGCCACGTCGGTGCGGGCGCGGCGCGTCATCGTGGCGGTGCCGCCGGCGCTGGCCCGGGAGATGGCGTTCGATCCCCCGCTGCCTCCTGACAGGGGTGAGCTGTACGAGCGCGCCGTGGCGGGCTGGGAGACCAAGACGCTCGTGGTCTACGACGAGGCGTTCTGGCGCAAGGAGGGCTTCAGCGGCCAGACCGCCGAGCCCGGCTCGCTGGCCGAGGTGACCATCGACGCCTCACCCCCGTCGGGCACCCCGGGGGTGCTGGCCAGCTTCACCTTCGCCCACGTGGCGCGCGACGCGGCCGGGATGCCCGAGCACGACCGGCGCAAGCTCGTCCTCGAGGCCCTGGCCGGGCGGCTGGGGCCACGCGCCGCCTCGCCCGAGGACTTCGTCGAGACGTCGTGGTGGGAGCAGCCGTGGACGCGGGGGTGCTCGTTCGCCCACCTGCCTCCCGGGGTCCTCACCCGCCTCGGCCACCTCCTGCGGGAGCCGTTCGGGGCCGTCCACTGGGCGGGCACGGAGACCTCCACCGCCTCCCACGGGTCGATCGACGGCGCCATCCGCTCCGGTTGGCGGGCGGCGGCGGAGGTCCTCGACACCTGA